The following DNA comes from Rosa rugosa chromosome 5, drRosRugo1.1, whole genome shotgun sequence.
GCGCATATTTAGTTAGATTCGTGCTTTTGTTTCCTGCTTTCCAATTTTAGGGTAGAGGATTAACCATAATAATGAACTTATAAATGCAATTCCTtccttcttctcaaaaaaaaaaaaaaaaaaaaaggtcggTTGTCCCGTAATAATCATTCTGCTCTCCATCTTTCGTCTTCCGATCTCGCTCCCGAATCAAAttctaattcttcttcctcctcatcgCGCCAAGTCCAAGTATGTATCTGTTTTCTATATCCCTGTCAACTTATATCTATTTCTTCTTCCATATgtatttttggtttctttccGCTTTCGATTATGATTCTGTAgatctataatttttttttttgtttatgaaCCTGCAATCTGATGATAAATTCTTAGCTTCTGAATGTTCAATATCACAGTTTCATGTGTATATATCTCTTATGATAGGGTTATCATTGAATTTCTAATTAGGGTTTTGCGACAATAGATAATAGTTTCTTTTTGAAAAATTGGGTCAGGGGTCCGATGATGAAGACTACTGCTCTGCTCGAAAAGAACCCCCTTCCTCCCGGTGCGAAAGCGAAGAGCAAAGCCCGCCAGCACGCGAAATCGAAGAGAAAGGAGAAATTGAAAAAGGAGGAGAAATCGAACACGTCCTCGTCCGAGGAAACTGGTGATACTAGTTTTTATGATTCAGAATCGAAATTCTTTATGTCCGAGAATTATTTGGCTGCTATGAACAAAGAGCGCCTTCTGGGGCTTGGGCCTGATCAAGAAATGTATCCTCTTCCGGTGACTGTACAAGAATGTATTGCCTTTTTTGATATAGATGTTGAGGAATATGAGTTTATGGCAGATAGAGTGCGTAAGGATTGCTCCCTTATTTCTTACATAGAAGGTGAGATAATATATAATGTTTAACCTTTCCTTTCTTTGGTAATAAATTTGATATGGTGTAGTTAAACGACTCGATTATGTTCCACACTGTTCTTTTTTCTATTACAGCTGACTTGATCATTACGAATTGATTCTAGAGTGTTTATTGATATATTGCTCTGACATGGATGACAATGGGAATGCATTTTAACTTTAGAAGAGtcattcgtttttttttttttttttttggtgtttagGGCTTAGGGCCCCTTTTTCCCAAacttaaattattttttactaTTATTATGGCACTCTTGTCAAGTTACTCACGTTTCAAAAATGTTTTGTTGTCATTTATTTTAGCCCTTTAATATGATGAGTCATTTGGGAACTGAACTGATTCAAGAGTTCTCTTTTATCTGTTATATTGTATACTGTACTGATATACTGCTTTCATGTGCTGGCTGGCTGAAAAATAAGTTGAATGCTTTTTGCTTGCTTGAGATTAACCCTCCAAATTTCTTCTTGTAGATCGCCAAAGTcgcaacaccaacaccaacaccaactcCAACTTAACAGGTGAGGTTGCCCTTTCCTTTGTAGTTGAGTGCATTGCTTTTGTGATTTGGCCTTAGTATTGTTCGGTTCTTGTGGGGTTGTGATCTGTTCCTTTGGTTTCAGCCATTTAAGATGTTCAAACCATGGGTTCCCTTGATCATTTGGGAATTGAACTGATTTAAGATTTTTCATGTATGGAagaaatttcttttttgttggtGCTCTGCTCTGAAATACTAGCTGAAAGAAACTGTGAGAGCATTTTAGCTTTGGAATCAGACTACAATATATTCTACTCTTAATGGTGGAATCTCTGCCAAAGAGGTTAACTCTGAGcatgaatcttttttttttttttttttttaaatgacaaatTGCGCTGTACCAACTTCAACTTTCTTCAGCGGATGTATGGTTTTGTGTAATGTATGCTCTTTCCTTTCTGGTAGAAAACTGCTTTTGGCCTCTACTTTGTCTGTTGTGGTTAAATGACTAACAAGGTATGTTTTGAAAATGTCTCTTCGATTTTCGCCCGTATATGATTTGAGAATGgtcttgttttgtattttaaaagaAGTTGAGAATGCATTTTAATGAGATTAGATTAAAatgcctttttttttccccttttgaTGTTGGATTCAACGAGGTAGGGACTGTGTATGTGCGTATATATGTTTCCCTTAAAATCTAGTAATTTGTTTTTGCCATTCTTTTAGATTTTCTGTGAATTTCCTTGCAGCATCAACCCAGTTGGCAACTAGCAGTCTAGACTTCCAGACTTATTGAAACCTTTATTATTGTTTATTAACCTTTATTATATAATGTTACTATCATGAGATTACCTGCTGAGGTTCTTAAAATGTCGTCTTGACCCTTTTTTATTGTCTATGTCGCTGAGATTCACCATTCATCATGTTGATCGAATGTGTCTTGCTCTCTAAGTGGCCCTCTAGTTTCCTTCAGATGCTCTTTTAGCTGATGTTTATGTTTTTCAAGTGGTAAGATCCTTTCACTGTATTGGACTTACAGTGATTGTAGCTGATAGACTGTCATTGAACTCTAGAGTAGACAAAAAATATTTAGGAATccttaaaacaaaaaaattctaaGCATGATTGAATGAGAAGGAAATGGTGCGTGGTTGACTGGATGAAGTGAGCTTAGGAACAAAGTTGATTGCCATGAAAAAGTTCTCGagctttatttttcatttttgtttgtgGCTGTGGTTGCCCTTATATTACAGTGATATGTTTTTGCCTTTCTGATTCTGTAATACCCGCAATTTTCCATTTCGTCTCGTGAAATTGTGCGAATTGATTAAAGTGCTTTTGCACGAATATTACCCgaaataattcaactttttgaattatcgaagtttcgaaatattcgttttaacaaaagctcgaattgtgcgattcaagaaaaatcgacttttctacgtacggaatttgggaaaaacttccttcataaaagttgtagagctcgtcgatatgatcgcgtgcatatgtcgaacgaaatttttggagttctttcgattatgttacgaattttggaaatatgagattctttttataatctcttttcctcggattcccttttagaaatttctttttcttccttttccttttccttttccttttcctttcctccgggtctccttccttctttttctttttctctttttttttcttcttctttctctctctcgctcgaccgaaaccgaaaacagagcaaaggctcttcggtctctctctacctccaccggccaccaaacggcgtcgaaccacttccttttgcttcgtctcagccttgcgcagctgccagaggcagccttgcaccgtgacacggccaccagcggcggcgggaagctccgcccggtttgagctcgttttggaaacaagtttgatatctcaagctaccggtcaccaatcctcaccaaaatccatccacaagctcgcctcaacttcctgaaaactcccagaagcagcctcacacggcggcgtggcccgtagcagtggctgcaagtcaaacccaaccaagaacgagaccggagctatcgatcaagatatctcgagctgtagtgcatcgttttgattgattctttttccagtgggttccccttgatgttattaacaactctctagaaggcatcgaggcctgaaattgaagctttgacgtcgaaatcgagccttgccggattctgcaaaattctggaatttttccgaccaccgaagctttcgatcggtatatctcgagctacagaccatatttttctgtgattcttgaaccagtgagttcttcttgagtttcttaacaactcttcagaagaaatcgaagccttaaattgacgtttttacgtcgaattggagctcgccgttttctgcagtttctcgccggtttctggaaaattccggccaccttcatactgttcaaggtaattttcgaccccttccggtcattttcagacttcgtgctagttatgaaagttgtcaagcatgatgagaggaagaagagcagcccggccccgacaccattggtggtggtcggcggcggctctgccactaactccggcggccctttccggccacctccggggatcaaaaatatggtttctgtacattttcagattctatatttcaatacgatcattttgatttattatacgcaatttttggatatcatatgattaagttatgaatttttacgtttcgatcgattttgatcgtttgattcatgatatgtgaagttaggaccgtcagatggacttgtagttttgatatgatgatcttatgactgtcccattggctttgtgtggtcatgggcgaagatccgaccgttggatcttcgtataaatgcaaaacagtgattaggaaggcgatccgtgaggatccgaccgttggatcatcatttaatttcaatccgaccgttggattgtcgtttgattatgtttttgagttattggctaagttaaggtcatgtttgattaggtgatcgacggtttgatttggcggacgattcgtgaaattgtattttgagctgttaagaagacgcagcgggaatttagaggtgagtaaacctcacgtggttcatattacgaaccgaataaatttaattaccttattttgtcgtaattgcgtgaaaatatttatggaataaatatttgttttaaaatcatatggacttgatcaactacggtccatgggtaagtaaaatgatttttactatacaaatgaatttcttggttttattgcatgtgaactatagttggtaatagtgattatccctgagcggataattacgtatatatatatttacgtgattatatgtggaatggtgtgacattgaagagtgtggaatttgggatgattaaaatactatgaattgaaatttgacttatcatatttatatgtgatgatcatgattgatgagttcttgttaatattcatgatttacattggagtatgtatagagttagagaatgtagggttctgaggatgaggtgtccgaagttcgacggttaaggataaccggagtgtttgtgtgctgaggacggggatgtccaaggtgcgacggtttattattaaccgaagttgtgtgctgaggacggggatgtccaaagcgcgacggtttattattaaccgaagtatatggtgctgaggacggggatgtccaaagcgcgacggttatagtgttaaccgaagtatttttgccgttgcttgaccctaggccaaggtgtcagaggtaacgaggcagttagagctctaacgtgttattgggatggaccagagtggtgttatgtgggttgggtgtttgcaggaccagtgtggtgtattgtgatttgaggattgtgaaaatgtattccttgtggttttccatgagtggtttgatgtctctttgcagacgtaatactgttgaattttacttgaattgtaatttaataaatcaacagttctttcttgtttactcatacgagctttgcaaaaagcttaccgggttttgtgttgttgcaattcccggtacactattcaaacggtgtagcgggtaatcctacaggacaggagaatcaggaaggtgatcgagctgtgtagagtagctgcttgtGATACTCTGATTTTATGTTGTGAGGTTCGTTATGCTCGTTTAGagttttacaattttactttgtaagagggaattgtaataattaactcgaagtTTACCGATTTGGAAATTTTGTGTAAGTGGTGgagttgtttctgagaaaagaattcagaacgtttatttgtttaagttgtttaattcatgtttcggattttgaatgtgttattcaaaattcggggcgtgacagattcaATGTGAATTTCCTTGCAGCTTCAACCCTGGTTGGAAAGTCTACTGACAGTGGTGTTTGCTTGAGTGACAATCTATAAAACTAACTATGAAGGACTTCCAGACTTATCAATACCTTCTTATTGTCTATCAATCCTTATTGTATATGTCCACTGTGTTGGGATTAAATACTTATAGGAACAATTCAGGCTCTTGAAATATTTGTCATCTTGACCCTTTATTATTTTATATGTATCTGGGGTTCAGTATTCACTATGTTGGTGCTGTTTTTCAAAATAGTAGTTGCACTCTTTTGTTTTTACAAGAAAACTGTgaggtttttgatgaggccaATTTACTGGATACTGTTGTGGTGGTGATGTGGTTTTTTTTGGGATTTGCTTAGAAACTGTTCTTCTAATTGCCCCAAATCTACATTGTTTTCTACGCAAACCAAGATGATTCAACTACATTATTATCCCTTGTTTGGTATATTCTAAAACTCATGGAACGATTTCAACAATGGTTTCAATAGATGACGAAAATGATTCATCCTATTCCTGATTTCTGTAACGCATGTCCTTAATTAGTTGAAGAAAGCAAAAACATCATTAGGTTGCAGGTTTCCGCTGCATTCGTTATGCCTCTGTCCGGCATATTCTGTTTCTTCAGAATGATTGATTTGTTGTGCGTTAGATCGGTTGAGTTCAATTCCGTAGCTTGAACCTTCTAGTTACGCTTCTAACATATTTGGGTCAAACCCGATTAGCAGGCCCAACGTGCATGGGAGGAAACCCTTCTACGTAACATACTGGTTTCTTTTCATATGTTTACCAACAGTCCAAcacaaattaatcaatattctCCGGCTTCAGGATTGTATCGAttctattttattatttattctgtCTGCTCAAGTCCTCATCGCTCCAAGTATGCTCTCTTTCTGTAGGATAAATTGGATTGACGGAGCCCCCTTCGGAATTTGGGCTGAGATCGAGCAGAGCCTATGGAATTTTTCCCAAGGCCTCGTTTTTCAACCATGATTGTCTCCCCAGTGCGTGCCGATTTGATTATGTTGATGAAGGCAGCACCGAGATTATTGTGAGGATGATTCACGATGTTCCGGAGGGGAGGGAGATTTGCCTGAGCTACTTTCCTGTTAACCAGGCTTATTCGAGCCTGCAGAGGACTCTGGCTGAGGACTATGGGTTTGTATGTCAACGTGATCGATGCAAGGTTGAGGCGAATTGGTCCGACAATGAGGAGGTTGAGGAGGAAGGTGGTTCGGCTGAGGTTATGGATGAGGACCAAGACCAGGAAATAGAAGGAGAATCGGAATCCGAAGCTGGGAGTGACATAGAACTAGAAGATCAAGGAGAAGCCGATTTTCCACATGCCTACTTCTTTGTGAGATTTATGTGTAGTAGAACCAATTGCTGGGGCACGCTAGCCTCTTTGCCCCTGAAAGATGATGGAACTCCTTCGGATGCTATGGAATGCAATGTGTTTGGAAGCCTTAAGAAAGATGAGGACATTAGTGGTCACGGACAAAATGGGCTCTCTTTGGATTGCTGACTACTGCTTCTTGATGCTTTATGTAAGTAGACATATTTTGTTTCTGTATTGGCATCTATTTTAGCTTTGCTTTATGGCAAATCCGATTATGATCTTATTTAAATGCATCCGCTGTAAAATCAACTGAATGGTTTTGATATTAATTATGCATTGCACTCTCTGAGAGCTTTGGACAAAGCTGATTTAAACTCATTTATCAGTGAAATATTCATTTGTTGTGTTTAGAGAGGCTCCTATGACGGATTGTTCAAAGCTAATATGACCTTAGAGATATGGCCATTTTGGTACTACTAGTGGAATATATGCCAAAGTATCTAATGTCATAAAATTATGGGAAAAATGCACAgacagtgtctggacactttgaggactgtcaaagtgatacctgaaatttaaaacgtatcaatgtggtacctggacttatattttcttgtcaacgtacctacgtcaactttccgtcacagaaccgtcAAGTTGACCACGTGTGAGTCACCTGAGGCCGCAAATGATGGCAAAATGACTGATGTGCCCCTCAAAAATTTTTTTAATCTGATTTatgatttaatatgaataaaataattaatttaaatggtttaataaataagagagagaaataaatgaagaattaaaaaacaaaaaatttcttCTCCTCTCTCATTCATCATCAGTTACCCAGAAGGCCAGAATCGATCGGCCTCCGACTTCACTCTCAATTCTCTGGCCTGCAATTGCTATTCCTCTGATCGAGAGCTTGCATTCAAATTGACCACAATGCCTTGTAAATCCGTGGCTATATTTTCCATTATCTTTTGTGAAAATCTACTAACATTAAAGTGAAGAAAGGTTACATAACCCAGAAACTGGGTTGGAACAACAAACAAGCAGGAACAAGAAAGAACAAAGcaacaaaaagcaaacctagACTACAACACAAACACAGAAACAGAGACAAACAACAACACAGACTCAAACCAGGCGAGCCCAATCCATCCAAACCCCAATCTAGCCAAGCAACAAACGCTGCCACAGCGATAGCGCCACCACGAACAGAATTCGCACCAATTTTGAAGAACATCATCGGGCCTAAGTTGAAAAGCTTGGAAAGAGCCAACAACGAACTCGAACGAGAGCACCGGAACATCCCAATTCCAAACACACAAGGAGCCACAAATCTCAGATCATCTCCAGAACGGAGAACATCTTCCATCGCCAAAGTAGAAACCATAAGAGCCGAAGCAAGACGAAAAGTAAACAGATCCACAAACGGATCTACCGGACAGCCACCCAAAGGATGAACAATCCTGTGTTGCACAATTGGGATCCAACCCATGTGCGATAACGGGCACACCCAGTTTAAAATGGCGACTGAAGGCATCGGAGGAGAGTCACTGGAAACAGCAACACCCAAACAAGGAATTGGATCTGAGAGGTAATCGAATTTTGGATCGGAAAAGGGAGGTACTGAAGTCTAAGAGAACGGACCATAACGAAAGGGAAACACAAAATTGAAGAacagaattgaaaaaagaaggCAAGaagcctcaaaaacaggccatCGCCTGAGCAAAAGCACCCATAAAGGGCGGAAGTTCTCGCCACCGACTCTCACGAGAGGAGAGAGGAAACCCAGAGGGAGAGGAAAGGATAGAACAAAg
Coding sequences within:
- the LOC133713053 gene encoding uncharacterized protein LOC133713053 isoform X4, encoding MMKTTALLEKNPLPPGAKAKSKARQHAKSKRKEKLKKEEKSNTSSSEETGDTSFYDSESKFFMSENYLAAMNKERLLGLGPDQEMYPLPVTVQECIAFFDIDVEEYEFMADRVRKDCSLISYIEDRQSRNTNTNTNSNLTGDRRFDLADDS
- the LOC133713053 gene encoding uncharacterized protein LOC133713053 isoform X3 is translated as MMKTTALLEKNPLPPGAKAKSKARQHAKSKRKEKLKKEEKSNTSSSEETGDTSFYDSESKFFMSENYLAAMNKERLLGLGPDQEMYPLPVTVQECIAFFDIDVEEYEFMADRVRKDCSLISYIEDRQSRNTNTNTNSNLTENCFWPLLCLLWLND
- the LOC133713053 gene encoding uncharacterized protein LOC133713053 isoform X1; the protein is MMKTTALLEKNPLPPGAKAKSKARQHAKSKRKEKLKKEEKSNTSSSEETGDTSFYDSESKFFMSENYLAAMNKERLLGLGPDQEMYPLPVTVQECIAFFDIDVEEYEFMADRVRKDCSLISYIEDRQSRNTNTNTNSNLTASTLVGKSTDSGVCLSDNL
- the LOC133713053 gene encoding uncharacterized protein LOC133713053 isoform X2 — protein: MMKTTALLEKNPLPPGAKAKSKARQHAKSKRKEKLKKEEKSNTSSSEETGDTSFYDSESKFFMSENYLAAMNKERLLGLGPDQEMYPLPVTVQECIAFFDIDVEEYEFMADRVRKDCSLISYIEDRQSRNTNTNTNSNLTAGNPTGQENQEGDRAV